One Phoenix dactylifera cultivar Barhee BC4 chromosome 14, palm_55x_up_171113_PBpolish2nd_filt_p, whole genome shotgun sequence DNA window includes the following coding sequences:
- the LOC103715865 gene encoding kelch repeat-containing protein At3g27220-like isoform X2, translating into MARFASKPAARKYLLVLACIALLGIALVADFLWASSNATSSSPYWSTTLDFSLDNVPSLGSPLANQVKKMNEKDDKSAMPEDLNATFADIPAPLLEWQEMAEAPVPRLDGAAIQIKNLLYVFAGYGTIDYVHSHVDIYNFTDNTWGGRFDMPKEMAHSHLGMVTDGRYIYVVTGQYGPQCRGPTARNFVLDTETRKWSDLPSLPVPRYAPATQLWRGRLHVMGGSKEDRHEPALDHWSLAVKDGKALEKEWRNEIPIPRGGPHRACVVANDQLLVIGGQEGDYMAKPGSPIFKCSRRNEVVYSDVYMLDDGVKWKQLPPMPKPDSHIEFAWVNVNNSIIVVGGMVSNWANAFPHQDYFGWILEWLVIFHIRTARQGTQGPCSQEGSRMHVEDKVEIVTSPLI; encoded by the exons ATGGCAAGATTCGCCTCCAAGCCCGCTGCGAGGAAGTACCTCCTCGTTCTGGCGTGCATCGCGCTCCTCGGGATCGCCCTCGTCGCGGATTTCCTCTGGGCTTCATCCAATGCCACCTCATCCTCTCCCTATTGGTCCACCACGCTGGATTTCTCTTTAGATAACGTCCCCAGCCTCGGCTCTCCCCTGGCCAACCAG GTTAAGAAGATGAATGAAAAGGATGACAAATCGGCAATGCCGGAAGATctaaatgcaacttttgctgaTATACCAGCACCGCTATTGGAGTGGCAAGAGATGGCAGAGGCACCGGTACCTCGATTGGATGGGGCTGCTATACAGATTAAGAATCTTTTATATGTGTTTGCTGGATATGGTACCATTGACTAT GTGCATTCTCATGTGGATATCTATAATTTTACTGATAATACATGGGGAGGAAGGTTTGATATGCCCAAAGAAATGGCACATTCACATTTAGGAATGGTAACAGATGGAAGATACATTTATGTAGTCACTGGACAATATGGCCCCCAATGTAGAGGGCCTACCGCTCGCAACTTTGTGCTGGACACAGAGACGAGAAAGTGGAGTGATTTGCCATCCTTACCTGTACCCAG GTATGCACCAGCCACCCAACTTTGGAGAGGCAGACTCCATGTTATGGGTGGCAGCAAGGAGGATCGTCATGAGCCTGCATTGGATCATTGGAGTCTTGCCGTAAAGGATGGAAAAGCCTTGGAGAAAGAATGGAGAAATGAAATACCCATACCACGTGGTGGTCCCCACAG GGCTTGTGTTGTTGCTAATGATCAACTTCTTGTTATTGGTGGTCAAGAGGGTGATTATATGGCTAAGCCTGGATCACCAATTTTCAAATGCTCCCGAAGAAATGAG GTGGTGTATAGTGATGTCTACATGCTTGATGATGGGGTAAAATGGAAGCAACTGCCACCGATGCCGAAACCAGATTCCCATATAGAATTTGCATGGGTTAATGTAAACAATTCTATTATTGTTGTTGGAG GAATGGTCAGTAATTGGGCGAATGCCTTTCCGCATCAAGACTACTTTGGTTGGATTCTGGAATGGTTGGTTATATTTCACATCAGGACAGCGCGACAAGGGACACAAGGACCCTGCTCCCAAGAAGGTAGTAGGATGCATGTGGAGGACAAAGTTGAGATTGTCACTTCTCCCCTGATCTAG
- the LOC103715867 gene encoding malate synthase, glyoxysomal produces the protein MARSMGSYDVPEGVDIRGRYDEEFDKILTRDALQFVADLQREFRGQIRYSLECRREAKKRYNSGELPGFDPATKFIREGDWLCAPVPPAVEDRTVEITGPVDRKMIINALNCGAKVFMADFEDALSPSWENLMRGQFNLRDAVNGTISFHDQVRNRVYKLGGQIAKLFVRPRGWHLPEAHILIDGEPATGCLVDFGLYFFHNHASFRATQGAGFGPFFYLPKMEHSREAKIWNCVFERAEKFAGIGQGSIRATVLIETLPAVFQMNEILYELRGHSIGLNCGRWDYIFSYVKTFQAHPDRLLPDRVQVGMTQHFMRSYSDLLIRTCHRRGVHAMGGMAAQIPIRDNPAANEAALELVRNDKLREVRAGHDGTWAAHPGLIPAILEVFASNMGNKPNQIQTAKREDADDITEEDLLRRPGGVRTMEGLRLNTRVGIQYIAAWLTGTGSVPLYNLMEDAATAEISRVQNWQWLKYGVVLDGEGVKVRVTLDLFARVVEEEMAKIEREVGAEKFGRGMYKEACEIFTKQCTAPELDDFLTLDAYNKIVVHHPKSERPIGLSY, from the exons ATGGCTAGGAGCATGGGTTCCTATGATGTTCCAGAGGGAGTAGACATTAGAGGGAGATATGATGAGGAGTTTGATAAAATTCTCACAAGGGATGCACTGCAATTTGTTGCTGATTTGCAGAGGGAGTTCCGGGGCCAGATCAGGTACTCATTGGAGTGTCGCCGGGAGGCGAAGAAGAGGTACAATTCTGGGGAACTGCCGGGGTTTGATCCTGCCACAAAGTTCATTAGGGAAGGAGACTGGTTGTGTGCTCCGGTGCCACCGGCGGTCGAGGACCGGACCGTGGAGATCACCGGGCCTGTGGACAGGAAGATGATCATCAACGCGCTCAACTGTGGAGCCAAAGTCTTTATG GCTGACTTTGAGGATGCACTCTCACCAAGCTGGGAAAACCTGATGAGAGGCCAGTTTAACCTTAGAGATGCTGTAAATGGGACCATAAGCTTCCATGACCAAGTCCGGAACAGGGTCTACAAGCTCGGCGGCCAGATCGCCAAGCTCTTTGTCCGGCCGAGGGGCTGGCACTTGCCGGAGGCCCATATCCTCATCGACGGTGAACCGGCGACCGGCTGCCTCGTGGACTTTGGGCTCTACTTCTTCCACAACCATGCCTCCTTCCGGGCCACCCAAGGTGCCGGCTTTGGACCTTTCTTCTATCTCCCCAAGATGGAGCACTCAAG GGAGGCCAAGATATGGAATTGTGTCTTCGAGAGGGCCGAGAAGTTCGCCGGAATAGGACAGGGGAGCATCAGGGCTACGGTCCTGATCGAGACTCTCCCGGCGGTGTTTCAAATGAATGAGATCCTCTATGAGCTGAGGGGCCACTCCATTGGTCTGAATTGTGGAAGATGGGACTACATCTTCAGCTATGTCAAGACCTTCCAAGCCCACCCAGACCGCCTCCTCCCTGACCGGGTGCAGGTGGGGATGACTCAGCACTTCATGCGGAGCTACTCCGACCTCCTCATCCGCACCTGCCACCGCCGCGGTGTCCACGCCATGGGCGGCATG GCGGCGCAGATTCCGATCAGAGATAATCCGGCAGCCAATGAAGCAGCCCTGGAGCTGGTGAGGAATGACAAGCTGCGAGAAGTCCGAGCAGGACATGATGGCACATGGGCTGCTCACCCAGGCCTCATTCCGGCCATCTTGGAAGTGTTCGCCAGCAACATGGGCAACAAGCCCAACCAGATTCAGACAGCAAAGAGAGAGGATGCAGACGATATCACTGAAGAGGACCTCCTGCGGAGGCCCGGAGGTGTGAGGACGATGGAGGGCCTCCGGCTGAACACCAGGGTTGGAATCCAGTACATCGCAGCCTGGCTTACCGGGACCGGATCGGTGCCGCTCTACAATCTCATGGAGGATGCAGCGACCGCGGAGATCAGCAGGGTTCAGAACTGGCAGTGGCTGAAGTATGGGGTGGTTTTGGATGGAGAAGGAGTGAAGGTGAGGGTGACATTGGATCTGTTTGCAAGAGTCGTGGAAGAAGAGATGGCGAAGATTGAGAGGGAGGTCGGAGCAGAGAAGTTCGGCCGTGGCATGTACAAAGAGGCCTGCGAGATCTTCACCAAGCAATGCACTGCTCCAGAACTGGATGATTTCCTGACCTTGGATGCTTACAACAAGATTGTAGTCCACCACCCCAAG AGTGAAAGGCCTATTGGCTTAAGCTATTAG
- the LOC103715866 gene encoding uncharacterized protein At3g61260, with translation MRPVDDKGCYSTGSTQDNPSSNSYNFEFQNGNATNKARQHRKILGSRSKPTPSKWDDAQKWLVGLSGGGDHCHSKSKPRNSNADDRRLLGPMPPKGRDSCSSADGALEDDAALAVTAQDEGETKKIDCSESSWRIRKPVEESSMEVRSVCVRDMGTEMTPIASNEPSRTGTPLRATTPVLRSPISSRSSTPGRSRQGTQAHESYQAGMRNLERNSDSVLFGKASGNGWPTRGEGELDAGKISENKCAEQVRIPDSLESRATAWDEAERAKYMARYKREEVKIQAWENHEKRKAEMEMRRMELKAERTKSRAQEKLANKLAATRRIAEEKRANAEAKLNERAAKTSERADYIRRTGRLPSSFFSFKLPSLCG, from the exons ATGAGGCCtgtggatgataaggggtgTTACAGCACTGGATCAACTCAGGACAATCCCAGCAGCAATTCATATAACTTTGAGTTCCAGAATGGAAATGCAACCAACAAGGCTCGTCAGCATCGCAAGATCTTAGGTTCTCGATCCAAGCCAACTCCTTCAAAATGGGATGATGCCCAGAAGTGGCTGGTTGGATTATCTGGTGGAGGGGATCACTGTCACAGCAAGAGCAAGCCCCGGAATTCGAATGCCGATGATCGAAGGCTTCTCGGTCCGATGCCTCCGAAGGGAAGGGATTCTTGCAGCAGTGCAGATGGAGCATTGGAAGATGATGCAGCACTGGCAGTTACTGCTCAGGATGAAGGAGAAACAAAGAAAATTGATTGCAGCGAGTCATCCTGGAGGATCAGGAAGCCGGTCGAGGAGTCATCCATGGAAGTAAGATCAGTTTGTGTGAGGGATATGGGCACAGAGATGACCCCCATAGCTAGCAATGAGCCCTCCAGGACTGGTACACCACTCAGAGCCACAACTCCTGTGTTGAGGAGTCCCATTTCCTCTAGATCATCCACCCCAGGGAGGAGCAGGCAAGGCACCCAAGCCCATGAGAGCTACCAAGCAGGTATGAGGAATTTGGAGAGGAACAGTGACTCAGTGCTCTTTGGCAAGGCAAGTGGGAATGGATGGCCTACTAGAGGGGAAGGTGAATTAGATGCCGGCAAGATATCTGAAAATAAGTGTGCAGAACAAGTAAGGATCCCTGATTCTCTGGAGTCTCGAGCGACGGCGTGGGACGAAGCTGAGCGCGCCAAGTATATGGCGAG ATACAAGCGTGAAGAAGTGAAGATACAGGCATGGGAGAATcatgagaaaagaaaagctGAAATGGAGATGAGGAGGATGGAG CTGAAGGCTGAGAGGACGAAATCTCGGGCTCAAGAAAAGCTGGCAAACAAGTTGGCCGCGACGCGAAGAATAGCAGAGGAGAAGCGTGCTAATGCGGAGGCTAAACTGAACGAAAGGGCTGCTAAAACGTCAGAGAGAGCAGATTACATTAGAAGGACAGGGCGCTTGCCATCTTCCTTTTTCTCCTTCAAGCTGCCATCACTCTGTGGTTAA
- the LOC103715865 gene encoding kelch repeat-containing protein At3g27220-like isoform X3, translated as MARFASKPAARKYLLVLACIALLGIALVADFLWASSNATSSSPYWSTTLDFSLDNVPSLGSPLANQVKKMNEKDDKSAMPEDLNATFADIPAPLLEWQEMAEAPVPRLDGAAIQIKNLLYVFAGYGTIDYVHSHVDIYNFTDNTWGGRFDMPKEMAHSHLGMVTDGRYIYVVTGQYGPQCRGPTARNFVLDTETRKWSDLPSLPVPRYAPATQLWRGRLHVMGGSKEDRHEPALDHWSLAVKDGKALEKEWRNEIPIPRGGPHRACVVANDQLLVIGGQEGDYMAKPGSPIFKCSRRNEEWSVIGRMPFRIKTTLVGFWNGWLYFTSGQRDKGHKDPAPKKVVGCMWRTKLRLSLLP; from the exons ATGGCAAGATTCGCCTCCAAGCCCGCTGCGAGGAAGTACCTCCTCGTTCTGGCGTGCATCGCGCTCCTCGGGATCGCCCTCGTCGCGGATTTCCTCTGGGCTTCATCCAATGCCACCTCATCCTCTCCCTATTGGTCCACCACGCTGGATTTCTCTTTAGATAACGTCCCCAGCCTCGGCTCTCCCCTGGCCAACCAG GTTAAGAAGATGAATGAAAAGGATGACAAATCGGCAATGCCGGAAGATctaaatgcaacttttgctgaTATACCAGCACCGCTATTGGAGTGGCAAGAGATGGCAGAGGCACCGGTACCTCGATTGGATGGGGCTGCTATACAGATTAAGAATCTTTTATATGTGTTTGCTGGATATGGTACCATTGACTAT GTGCATTCTCATGTGGATATCTATAATTTTACTGATAATACATGGGGAGGAAGGTTTGATATGCCCAAAGAAATGGCACATTCACATTTAGGAATGGTAACAGATGGAAGATACATTTATGTAGTCACTGGACAATATGGCCCCCAATGTAGAGGGCCTACCGCTCGCAACTTTGTGCTGGACACAGAGACGAGAAAGTGGAGTGATTTGCCATCCTTACCTGTACCCAG GTATGCACCAGCCACCCAACTTTGGAGAGGCAGACTCCATGTTATGGGTGGCAGCAAGGAGGATCGTCATGAGCCTGCATTGGATCATTGGAGTCTTGCCGTAAAGGATGGAAAAGCCTTGGAGAAAGAATGGAGAAATGAAATACCCATACCACGTGGTGGTCCCCACAG GGCTTGTGTTGTTGCTAATGATCAACTTCTTGTTATTGGTGGTCAAGAGGGTGATTATATGGCTAAGCCTGGATCACCAATTTTCAAATGCTCCCGAAGAAATGAG GAATGGTCAGTAATTGGGCGAATGCCTTTCCGCATCAAGACTACTTTGGTTGGATTCTGGAATGGTTGGTTATATTTCACATCAGGACAGCGCGACAAGGGACACAAGGACCCTGCTCCCAAGAAGGTAGTAGGATGCATGTGGAGGACAAAGTTGAGATTGTCACTTCTCCCCTGA
- the LOC103715865 gene encoding kelch repeat-containing protein At3g27220-like isoform X1: MARFASKPAARKYLLVLACIALLGIALVADFLWASSNATSSSPYWSTTLDFSLDNVPSLGSPLANQVKKMNEKDDKSAMPEDLNATFADIPAPLLEWQEMAEAPVPRLDGAAIQIKNLLYVFAGYGTIDYVHSHVDIYNFTDNTWGGRFDMPKEMAHSHLGMVTDGRYIYVVTGQYGPQCRGPTARNFVLDTETRKWSDLPSLPVPRYAPATQLWRGRLHVMGGSKEDRHEPALDHWSLAVKDGKALEKEWRNEIPIPRGGPHRACVVANDQLLVIGGQEGDYMAKPGSPIFKCSRRNEVVYSDVYMLDDGVKWKQLPPMPKPDSHIEFAWVNVNNSIIVVGGTTEKHPVTKRMVLVGEVFRFNLDTLEWSVIGRMPFRIKTTLVGFWNGWLYFTSGQRDKGHKDPAPKKVVGCMWRTKLRLSLLP; the protein is encoded by the exons ATGGCAAGATTCGCCTCCAAGCCCGCTGCGAGGAAGTACCTCCTCGTTCTGGCGTGCATCGCGCTCCTCGGGATCGCCCTCGTCGCGGATTTCCTCTGGGCTTCATCCAATGCCACCTCATCCTCTCCCTATTGGTCCACCACGCTGGATTTCTCTTTAGATAACGTCCCCAGCCTCGGCTCTCCCCTGGCCAACCAG GTTAAGAAGATGAATGAAAAGGATGACAAATCGGCAATGCCGGAAGATctaaatgcaacttttgctgaTATACCAGCACCGCTATTGGAGTGGCAAGAGATGGCAGAGGCACCGGTACCTCGATTGGATGGGGCTGCTATACAGATTAAGAATCTTTTATATGTGTTTGCTGGATATGGTACCATTGACTAT GTGCATTCTCATGTGGATATCTATAATTTTACTGATAATACATGGGGAGGAAGGTTTGATATGCCCAAAGAAATGGCACATTCACATTTAGGAATGGTAACAGATGGAAGATACATTTATGTAGTCACTGGACAATATGGCCCCCAATGTAGAGGGCCTACCGCTCGCAACTTTGTGCTGGACACAGAGACGAGAAAGTGGAGTGATTTGCCATCCTTACCTGTACCCAG GTATGCACCAGCCACCCAACTTTGGAGAGGCAGACTCCATGTTATGGGTGGCAGCAAGGAGGATCGTCATGAGCCTGCATTGGATCATTGGAGTCTTGCCGTAAAGGATGGAAAAGCCTTGGAGAAAGAATGGAGAAATGAAATACCCATACCACGTGGTGGTCCCCACAG GGCTTGTGTTGTTGCTAATGATCAACTTCTTGTTATTGGTGGTCAAGAGGGTGATTATATGGCTAAGCCTGGATCACCAATTTTCAAATGCTCCCGAAGAAATGAG GTGGTGTATAGTGATGTCTACATGCTTGATGATGGGGTAAAATGGAAGCAACTGCCACCGATGCCGAAACCAGATTCCCATATAGAATTTGCATGGGTTAATGTAAACAATTCTATTATTGTTGTTGGAGGTACAACAGAGAAACACCCTGTGACCAAAAGAATGGTGCTGGTTGGTGAAGTATTTCGATTCAATTTAGATACCTTG GAATGGTCAGTAATTGGGCGAATGCCTTTCCGCATCAAGACTACTTTGGTTGGATTCTGGAATGGTTGGTTATATTTCACATCAGGACAGCGCGACAAGGGACACAAGGACCCTGCTCCCAAGAAGGTAGTAGGATGCATGTGGAGGACAAAGTTGAGATTGTCACTTCTCCCCTGA